A stretch of Physeter macrocephalus isolate SW-GA chromosome 6, ASM283717v5, whole genome shotgun sequence DNA encodes these proteins:
- the KDELR3 gene encoding ER lumen protein-retaining receptor 3 isoform X2, with amino-acid sequence MNVFRILGDLSHLLAMILLLGKIWRSKCCTGISGKSQILFALVFTTRYLDLFTNFISIYNTVMKVVFLLCAYVTVYMIYGKFRKTFDSENDTFRLEFLLVPVIGLSFLENYSFTPLEILWTFSIYLESVAILPQLFMISKTGEAETITTHYLFFLGLYRALYLANWIRRYQTENFYDQIAVVSGVVQTIFYCDFFYLYVTKVLKGKKLSLPMPI; translated from the exons ATGAACGTGTTTCGTATCCTGGGCGACCTGAGCCATCTCCTGGCCATGATCTTGCTCCTGGGGAAGATCTGGCGCTCCAAGTGCTGCACGG GCATCTCTGGGAAGAGCCAGATCCTTTTCGCTCTCGTCTTCACCACCAGGTACCTGGACCTGTTCACCAACTTCATCTCCATCTACAACACAGTAATGAAG GTGGTTTTTCTCCTCTGTGCCTATGTCACAGTGTACATGATCTATGGGAAATTCCGGAAAACATTTGACAGTGAGAATGACACATTCCGCCTGGAGTTTCTTCTGGTCCCAGTCATTGGCCTCTCCTTCCTTGAAAACTACAGTTTCACTCCTCTGGAG ATCCTCTGGACTTTCTCTATCTACCTGGAATCAGTGGCCATCCTGCCCCAGCTCTTCATGATCAGCAAGACCGGAGAGGCTGAGACCATTACTACTCATTACCTGTTCTTTCTTGGGCTGTACCGGGCCCTCTACTTGGCTAACTGGATCAGGCGGTACCAGACTGAGAATTTCTATGACCAAATTGCAGTGGTGTCTGGGGTAGTACAAACCATCTTCTACTGTGACTTCTTCTACTTGTATGTGACCAAAG TCCTTAAGGGAAAGAAGTTAAGTCTTCCAATGCCAATTTGA
- the KDELR3 gene encoding ER lumen protein-retaining receptor 3 isoform X1: MNVFRILGDLSHLLAMILLLGKIWRSKCCTGISGKSQILFALVFTTRYLDLFTNFISIYNTVMKVVFLLCAYVTVYMIYGKFRKTFDSENDTFRLEFLLVPVIGLSFLENYSFTPLEILWTFSIYLESVAILPQLFMISKTGEAETITTHYLFFLGLYRALYLANWIRRYQTENFYDQIAVVSGVVQTIFYCDFFYLYVTKGRCRENSVAGTVSVTNPFNV, translated from the exons ATGAACGTGTTTCGTATCCTGGGCGACCTGAGCCATCTCCTGGCCATGATCTTGCTCCTGGGGAAGATCTGGCGCTCCAAGTGCTGCACGG GCATCTCTGGGAAGAGCCAGATCCTTTTCGCTCTCGTCTTCACCACCAGGTACCTGGACCTGTTCACCAACTTCATCTCCATCTACAACACAGTAATGAAG GTGGTTTTTCTCCTCTGTGCCTATGTCACAGTGTACATGATCTATGGGAAATTCCGGAAAACATTTGACAGTGAGAATGACACATTCCGCCTGGAGTTTCTTCTGGTCCCAGTCATTGGCCTCTCCTTCCTTGAAAACTACAGTTTCACTCCTCTGGAG ATCCTCTGGACTTTCTCTATCTACCTGGAATCAGTGGCCATCCTGCCCCAGCTCTTCATGATCAGCAAGACCGGAGAGGCTGAGACCATTACTACTCATTACCTGTTCTTTCTTGGGCTGTACCGGGCCCTCTACTTGGCTAACTGGATCAGGCGGTACCAGACTGAGAATTTCTATGACCAAATTGCAGTGGTGTCTGGGGTAGTACAAACCATCTTCTACTGTGACTTCTTCTACTTGTATGTGACCAAAGGTAGGTGCCGCGAGAACAGTGTTGCTGGCACTGTCTCAGTTACCAATCCATTCAATGTTTGA
- the KDELR3 gene encoding ER lumen protein-retaining receptor 3 isoform X3 — MCAHMCRVYVCTNKDLEDRTLRLWDSGISGKSQILFALVFTTRYLDLFTNFISIYNTVMKVVFLLCAYVTVYMIYGKFRKTFDSENDTFRLEFLLVPVIGLSFLENYSFTPLEILWTFSIYLESVAILPQLFMISKTGEAETITTHYLFFLGLYRALYLANWIRRYQTENFYDQIAVVSGVVQTIFYCDFFYLYVTKVLKGKKLSLPMPI, encoded by the exons atgtgtgcacatatgtgtcgtgtgtatgtgtgcaccaACAAAGATCTGGAAGATCGCACGCTCAGACTTTGGGATTCAG GCATCTCTGGGAAGAGCCAGATCCTTTTCGCTCTCGTCTTCACCACCAGGTACCTGGACCTGTTCACCAACTTCATCTCCATCTACAACACAGTAATGAAG GTGGTTTTTCTCCTCTGTGCCTATGTCACAGTGTACATGATCTATGGGAAATTCCGGAAAACATTTGACAGTGAGAATGACACATTCCGCCTGGAGTTTCTTCTGGTCCCAGTCATTGGCCTCTCCTTCCTTGAAAACTACAGTTTCACTCCTCTGGAG ATCCTCTGGACTTTCTCTATCTACCTGGAATCAGTGGCCATCCTGCCCCAGCTCTTCATGATCAGCAAGACCGGAGAGGCTGAGACCATTACTACTCATTACCTGTTCTTTCTTGGGCTGTACCGGGCCCTCTACTTGGCTAACTGGATCAGGCGGTACCAGACTGAGAATTTCTATGACCAAATTGCAGTGGTGTCTGGGGTAGTACAAACCATCTTCTACTGTGACTTCTTCTACTTGTATGTGACCAAAG TCCTTAAGGGAAAGAAGTTAAGTCTTCCAATGCCAATTTGA